The following coding sequences lie in one Streptomyces sp. NBC_00510 genomic window:
- a CDS encoding citrate synthase — MTTEERLSTREAAGRLGVKPETVYAYVSRGLLSSRRAPGGRGSTFDPEEVDALVRRNRRAAQQPPADDGTGPVRTAITLIDGDRCYFRGVDATALAERYGYEEVAEWLWTGVLRSGVRFTAPPQALQAARRAVGVLPGHSGPMDRLRATAVAAAAADPLRFDLSPEAVLGAARGLIPTLVRALPAAGTPHRGEGRLAWRLWSRLSGRPADDASLRALDAALVLLIDHDLAASTLAVRVAASARAHPYAVVSAGLGALDGPLHGAASGLAHRMLAEVLDRGSAAAVVADHLRAGRRVPGLGHRLYRAEDPRAVMLFRLLEDVPYAERALAAAREVAATTARHTPVHPNVDLALAVLSVSTGMVPEAGETVFAVARTAGWIAHALEEYEEPPLRMRPSGHYVGPRPPQPLP; from the coding sequence ATGACGACGGAGGAACGGCTGAGCACCCGCGAGGCGGCCGGGCGGCTCGGGGTCAAGCCGGAGACGGTGTACGCCTACGTCAGCCGCGGCCTGCTGAGCAGCCGGCGCGCGCCCGGCGGGCGCGGCAGCACCTTCGACCCCGAGGAGGTCGACGCCCTCGTGCGCCGCAACCGGCGCGCGGCGCAGCAGCCCCCCGCGGACGACGGCACGGGCCCCGTGCGCACCGCGATCACCCTCATCGACGGGGACCGCTGCTACTTCCGCGGGGTCGACGCGACGGCCCTGGCCGAGCGGTACGGCTACGAGGAGGTGGCGGAGTGGCTGTGGACCGGCGTCCTGCGTTCCGGGGTGCGTTTCACCGCGCCACCGCAGGCGCTGCAGGCCGCCCGGCGGGCGGTCGGGGTGCTGCCCGGGCACAGCGGCCCGATGGACCGGCTGCGGGCGACCGCCGTCGCGGCGGCCGCGGCGGACCCGCTCCGGTTCGACCTCTCCCCCGAGGCCGTGCTCGGCGCCGCCCGCGGCCTCATCCCCACGCTGGTCCGGGCTCTGCCCGCGGCCGGGACCCCGCACCGGGGCGAGGGCCGGCTGGCCTGGCGGCTGTGGTCCCGCCTGTCCGGTCGCCCGGCCGACGACGCGTCACTGCGTGCGCTGGACGCGGCGCTCGTCCTGCTCATCGACCACGACCTGGCCGCCTCGACGCTCGCCGTGCGCGTGGCCGCCTCCGCCCGCGCGCATCCGTACGCCGTGGTCTCGGCCGGCCTCGGGGCCCTCGACGGCCCGCTGCACGGAGCCGCGAGCGGCCTCGCCCACCGCATGCTGGCCGAGGTCCTCGACCGCGGCAGCGCGGCGGCCGTCGTCGCCGACCACCTGCGCGCGGGCCGCCGTGTGCCGGGGCTCGGCCACCGCCTCTACCGGGCCGAGGACCCCCGCGCGGTCATGCTCTTCCGGCTGCTCGAGGACGTCCCGTACGCGGAGCGGGCGCTGGCCGCCGCCCGCGAGGTGGCCGCCACGACGGCCCGTCACACCCCGGTCCACCCCAACGTCGACCTCGCCCTGGCGGTGCTCTCCGTCTCCACCGGCATGGTCCCCGAAGCCGGCGAGACGGTCTTCGCGGTCGCCCGGACGGCGGGCTGGATCGCCCACGCCCTGGAGGAGTACGAGGAACCCCCGCTGCGCATGCGCCCGAGCGGGCACTACGTGGGACCGCGCCCTCCGCAGCCGCTGCCCTGA
- the valS gene encoding valine--tRNA ligase: protein MNPPSRHHDVPGKPSLDGLEAKWSRRWDESGVHRFDRSRPREEIFSIDTPPPTASGSLHIGHVFSYTHTDTVARYRRMRGQTVFYPMGWDDNGLPTERRVQNHYGVRCDPSLPYDPGFTPPERPGSHQRPVSRRNFIELCEALTAEDEKAFEQLWRRLGLSVDWTLTYQTVGARSRAASQRAFLRNLARGEAYSAEAPTLWDTTFRTAVAQAELEDRERPGAYHRLAFHRPGGGRVVVATTRPELLPACVALVAHPDDERYRELIGTSVTTPVFGVEVPVHAHRLADPDKGTGIAMICTFGDTTDVIWWRELRLPTRPVLGRDGRFLPAPPAALRTAQAREAYGKLAGATAHTGRERLVGMLRERGDLEGEPEPVVHAVKFYEKGDRPLEIVTTRQWYLRNGGRDEALRDRLLERGRELRWHPEHMRVRYESWVEGLNGDWLVSRQRWFGVPVPVWYPLDETGEPVHGTPLVPDESALPVDPGTDVPDGYREEQRGAPGGFTGDPDVMDTWATSSLTPQIAAGWGTDDELFARVFPMDLRPQAHEIIRTWLFGSIVRAHAEQGVLPWRHAAISGWILDPDRKKMSKSRGKAVTPGDLLEQHGSDAVRYWAAAARPGTDTAFDTGQMKIGRRLAIKVLNVGRFVVTSGVVADGAVAEGAAPAVAAPLDRALLAALASTVRAATDALEEFDHARALERVESFFWDFCDDYVELVKGRAYDGDTSALATLSTALSVLLRLFAPFLPFVTEEVWSWWREGSVHRADWPDADALRALSGDGDPRVLATARDAITAVRKAKSEARLSMRAEVARLVVTGPAPELALLALAEDDVRAAARAAAVEHVPAAGDALAYEVRFPDSP, encoded by the coding sequence ATGAACCCCCCGTCCCGTCACCACGACGTCCCCGGCAAGCCCTCCCTCGACGGGCTCGAAGCGAAATGGTCGCGGCGCTGGGACGAGTCGGGCGTACACCGCTTCGACCGGTCGCGGCCGCGCGAGGAGATCTTCTCCATCGACACCCCGCCGCCCACGGCCAGCGGATCGCTCCACATCGGCCACGTCTTCTCGTACACCCACACCGACACCGTCGCCCGCTACCGGCGCATGCGCGGGCAGACCGTCTTCTACCCCATGGGCTGGGACGACAACGGCCTGCCCACCGAGCGCCGGGTCCAGAACCACTACGGGGTCCGCTGCGACCCCTCGCTCCCGTACGATCCCGGCTTCACCCCGCCCGAGCGCCCCGGCAGTCACCAGCGGCCCGTCTCGCGGCGGAACTTCATCGAACTGTGCGAGGCCCTCACCGCCGAGGACGAGAAGGCCTTCGAGCAACTCTGGCGCCGCCTGGGCCTGTCGGTCGACTGGACGCTCACCTACCAGACCGTCGGCGCCCGTTCGCGCGCCGCCTCCCAGCGCGCCTTCCTGCGCAACCTGGCGCGCGGCGAGGCCTACTCGGCCGAGGCGCCCACCCTGTGGGACACCACCTTCCGCACCGCCGTCGCCCAGGCGGAGCTGGAGGACCGCGAACGGCCCGGCGCCTACCACCGGCTGGCCTTCCACCGCCCCGGCGGCGGCCGGGTCGTCGTCGCCACCACCCGGCCGGAACTCCTCCCCGCCTGCGTCGCCCTGGTCGCGCACCCCGACGACGAGCGTTACCGGGAGCTGATCGGCACGAGCGTCACGACCCCGGTCTTCGGCGTCGAGGTCCCCGTCCACGCCCACCGGCTGGCCGACCCGGACAAGGGCACCGGCATCGCCATGATCTGCACCTTCGGCGACACCACCGACGTCATCTGGTGGCGCGAACTACGGCTGCCCACCCGCCCGGTCCTCGGCCGCGACGGACGCTTCCTGCCCGCGCCGCCGGCCGCCCTGCGGACGGCGCAGGCCCGCGAGGCGTACGGAAAGCTGGCCGGCGCCACCGCGCACACCGGCCGCGAGCGGCTGGTGGGGATGCTGCGCGAGCGCGGCGACCTGGAGGGCGAGCCCGAACCGGTCGTCCACGCCGTGAAGTTCTACGAGAAGGGCGACCGGCCGCTGGAGATCGTCACCACCCGCCAGTGGTACCTGCGCAACGGCGGCCGCGACGAGGCCCTGCGCGACCGGCTGCTGGAGCGGGGTCGCGAACTGCGCTGGCACCCGGAGCACATGCGCGTCCGCTACGAGAGCTGGGTCGAAGGACTCAACGGCGACTGGCTGGTCAGCCGCCAGCGCTGGTTCGGCGTCCCCGTCCCCGTCTGGTACCCGCTCGACGAGACCGGCGAGCCCGTCCACGGCACGCCGCTGGTCCCCGACGAGTCGGCGCTGCCCGTCGACCCCGGTACCGACGTCCCCGACGGCTACCGCGAGGAGCAGCGCGGCGCGCCCGGCGGGTTCACCGGCGACCCGGATGTCATGGACACCTGGGCGACGTCGTCGCTCACCCCGCAGATCGCCGCCGGATGGGGCACCGACGACGAGCTGTTCGCCAGGGTCTTCCCGATGGACCTTCGGCCGCAGGCCCACGAGATCATCCGCACCTGGCTGTTCGGCAGCATCGTCCGCGCCCACGCCGAGCAGGGCGTCCTGCCGTGGCGGCACGCCGCGATCTCCGGCTGGATCCTCGACCCGGACCGCAAGAAGATGTCCAAGTCCCGGGGCAAGGCGGTCACCCCGGGCGACCTGCTGGAGCAGCACGGCTCCGACGCCGTCCGCTACTGGGCGGCCGCCGCCCGGCCGGGCACGGACACCGCCTTCGACACCGGGCAGATGAAGATCGGCCGCCGCCTGGCCATCAAGGTCCTCAACGTCGGCCGCTTCGTCGTCACCTCCGGCGTGGTCGCGGACGGCGCGGTGGCGGAAGGCGCCGCACCGGCGGTCGCCGCGCCGCTGGACCGCGCCCTCCTCGCGGCCCTCGCGTCGACCGTCCGCGCCGCCACCGACGCCCTGGAGGAGTTCGACCACGCCCGCGCCCTGGAACGCGTGGAGTCCTTCTTCTGGGACTTCTGCGACGACTACGTCGAACTGGTCAAGGGCCGCGCGTACGACGGCGACACCTCCGCCCTCGCGACGCTGTCCACCGCGCTGTCGGTCCTGCTGCGGCTGTTCGCGCCCTTCCTGCCCTTCGTCACCGAGGAGGTCTGGTCATGGTGGCGTGAAGGCTCGGTCCACCGCGCCGACTGGCCCGACGCGGATGCCCTGCGGGCGCTCTCCGGCGACGGGGACCCGCGCGTCCTGGCCACCGCCCGCGACGCGATCACCGCGGTCCGCAAGGCCAAGTCCGAGGCGCGGCTGTCGATGCGGGCGGAGGTCGCCCGGCTCGTCGTCACCGGCCCGGCCCCGGAGCTGGCGCTCCTCGCCCTGGCCGAGGACGACGTCCGCGCCGCGGCCCGCGCGGCGGCGGTGGAACACGTCCCGGCGGCCGGTGACGCCCTGGCGTACGAGGTGCGCTTCCCGGACTCGCCCTGA
- a CDS encoding MarR family winged helix-turn-helix transcriptional regulator, with protein sequence MGPTVSAPDFTGLLQYASHAMTNRLAAALAEVGLTPRGYCVLLHALPGELTQAQLAEVSQQDKTTMVVTMDELERAGLAERHPSPTDRRARIITVTEAGRELVARGREITARVHGDLLAALPQEERTVFTSALQRLVDGHLAAGADSPRPVRRARQSRK encoded by the coding sequence ATGGGTCCCACGGTTTCCGCGCCCGACTTCACCGGGCTGCTGCAGTACGCCAGCCACGCCATGACGAACCGGCTGGCGGCGGCGCTGGCCGAGGTCGGGCTCACCCCCCGCGGGTACTGCGTGCTGCTGCACGCGCTCCCCGGGGAGCTGACGCAGGCTCAACTGGCCGAGGTCTCCCAGCAGGACAAGACCACGATGGTGGTCACCATGGACGAGCTGGAGCGGGCCGGCCTCGCCGAGCGGCACCCCTCCCCCACGGACCGCCGGGCCCGCATCATCACCGTCACCGAGGCGGGCCGGGAGCTCGTCGCCCGCGGCAGGGAGATCACCGCGCGCGTCCACGGCGACCTGCTGGCGGCCCTTCCCCAGGAAGAACGGACGGTCTTCACCTCCGCGCTGCAGCGGCTGGTGGACGGTCATCTCGCCGCGGGCGCGGATTCCCCGCGTCCGGTGCGGCGCGCGCGGCAGTCCCGCAAGTAG
- a CDS encoding universal stress protein, which produces MSDKAAFERGTDGPKVIVAGLDGSESSWRAAAYAAGLARRQRALLAIVYVQPVLAAGAAFGAPVAEATAEIADELKAEIEKAASRFQSVSSLRWEFHTFTGDPFSGLSQASDELKADAVVVGASEKAGHRIVGSVAVRLVKAGRWPVTVVP; this is translated from the coding sequence GTGAGCGACAAGGCGGCTTTCGAGCGGGGCACGGACGGTCCCAAGGTGATCGTGGCGGGACTGGACGGATCGGAGTCGTCGTGGCGCGCCGCGGCGTACGCGGCGGGGCTGGCGCGGCGCCAGAGGGCGCTGCTGGCGATCGTGTACGTGCAGCCGGTCCTGGCGGCGGGGGCCGCCTTCGGCGCCCCGGTCGCGGAGGCGACCGCCGAGATCGCCGACGAGCTCAAGGCGGAGATAGAGAAGGCCGCTTCACGCTTCCAGTCGGTGTCCAGCCTGCGCTGGGAGTTCCACACCTTCACGGGCGACCCCTTCAGCGGGCTGTCCCAGGCCTCCGACGAGCTCAAGGCCGACGCGGTCGTGGTCGGCGCCTCCGAGAAGGCCGGGCACCGGATCGTGGGCTCGGTGGCGGTGCGGCTGGTCAAGGCGGGCCGCTGGCCGGTGACGGTCGTCCCGTAG
- a CDS encoding NADP-dependent oxidoreductase, producing the protein MVTTMHAVRAHRRGGPEQLRYETVPRPEPDAGEALVAVRAASVTAGELGWDATWTDSFDGSGRDRTPTIPSHEVSGVVAEVGPGVITPRVGDAVYALIPFVHDGAAAEFVTLPAGILAAKPRRLDHDAAASVPLAALTVWQALARHAGVTPGRHVLVHGAAGGVGSFAVQIAAALGARVTATAAARDAGFVAGLGAERVVDYAGSRFEDEVADVDVVFDAVGGATQDRSWSVLRPGGLLVSIVSPPDEESARAHGARGVFFVVEPDRTGLEAVSRLIDGGKLTPRVDRVVPLAETRAAYEALEHEHRRGKVVIHVADGT; encoded by the coding sequence ATGGTGACGACGATGCACGCCGTACGGGCGCATCGGCGCGGCGGGCCCGAACAGCTCCGCTACGAGACCGTGCCCCGCCCGGAGCCGGACGCGGGTGAGGCGCTGGTGGCGGTGCGGGCGGCCTCCGTGACCGCCGGGGAGCTCGGCTGGGACGCGACCTGGACCGACAGCTTCGACGGCTCGGGCCGCGACCGCACCCCCACGATCCCCTCGCACGAGGTCTCCGGAGTGGTCGCCGAGGTGGGCCCCGGGGTGATCACCCCGAGGGTCGGGGACGCCGTCTACGCACTGATCCCCTTCGTCCACGACGGTGCCGCGGCCGAGTTCGTCACGCTCCCCGCGGGCATCCTGGCCGCCAAGCCCCGGCGTCTCGACCACGACGCGGCCGCCTCGGTCCCGCTCGCCGCGCTCACCGTCTGGCAGGCGCTGGCCCGGCACGCAGGGGTCACCCCGGGCCGGCATGTGCTGGTCCACGGCGCGGCGGGAGGCGTCGGCTCCTTCGCCGTCCAGATCGCCGCCGCGCTCGGCGCGCGGGTCACGGCGACCGCCGCCGCGCGCGACGCGGGCTTCGTCGCCGGACTGGGCGCGGAGCGGGTCGTCGACTACGCCGGCAGCCGCTTCGAGGACGAGGTGGCGGACGTGGACGTCGTCTTCGACGCCGTCGGCGGCGCCACGCAGGACCGCTCCTGGTCGGTGCTGCGTCCCGGCGGCCTGCTGGTGAGCATCGTGTCCCCGCCGGACGAGGAGAGCGCCCGCGCGCACGGCGCCCGCGGCGTCTTCTTCGTCGTCGAGCCGGACCGGACGGGCCTGGAGGCGGTCTCCCGGCTCATCGACGGCGGCAAGCTCACCCCGCGCGTCGACCGCGTGGTGCCGCTCGCCGAGACCCGCGCCGCCTACGAGGCGCTGGAGCACGAGCACCGCCGCGGCAAAGTCGTCATCCACGTCGCCGACGGGACCTGA